The Pristis pectinata isolate sPriPec2 unplaced genomic scaffold, sPriPec2.1.pri scaffold_174_arrow_ctg1, whole genome shotgun sequence genome has a window encoding:
- the LOC127567190 gene encoding basic salivary proline-rich protein 2-like, with protein sequence MAPSTGWEDPSRATTPPSGWEDPPTPPDGAPHRLGGPTPSSRRRPPQAGRTHPVLQTAPPTGWEDPPSPPDGAPHRLGGPAHSSRRRPPQAGRTHPVLQTAPPTGWEDPPSPPDGAPHRLGGPTQSSRRRPPQAGRTHPVLQTAPPTGWEDPPTPPDGAPHRLGGPTQSSRRRPPQAGRTHPVLQTAPPTGWEEPPTASGKERFVPPGAAEAMKTPCSRGALKNEGRPNREDAKSQELTDALKGGGRNAEEEMSPRDGSSPG encoded by the exons ATGGCGCCCTCCACAGGCTGGGAGGACCCCAGCAGGGCGACAACGCCTCCCTCAGGCTGGGAGGACCCGCCCACTCCTCCAGACGGCGCCCCCCACAGGCTGGGAGGACCCACCCCGTCCTCCAGACGGCGCCCCCCACAGGCTGGGAGAACCCACCCCGTCCTCCAGACGGCGCCCCCCACAGGCTGGGAGGACCCGCCCAGTCCTCCAGACGGCGCCCCCCACAGGCTGGGAGGACCCGCCCACTCCTCCAGACGGCGCCCCCCACAGGCTGGGAGGACCCACCCAGTCCTCCAGACGGCGCCCCCCACAGGCTGGGAGGACCCACCCAGTCCTCCAGACGGCGCCCCCCACAGGCTGGGAGGACCCACCCAGTCCTCCAGACGGCGCCCCCCACAGGCTGGGAGGACCCACCCAGTCCTCCAGACGGCGCCCCCCACAGGCTGGGAGGACCCGCCCACTCCTCCAGACGGCGCCCCCCACAGGCTGGGAGGACCCACCCAGTCCTCCAGACGGCGCCCCCCACAGGCTGGGAGGACCCACCCAGTCCTCCAGACGGCGCCCCCCACAGGCTGGGAGGAGCCGCCCACAGCGAGTGGGAAGGAGAGGTTTGTCCCACCAGGAGCGGCCGAAGCGATGAAGACCCCGTGTTCCCGGGGAGCTctgaagaatgaggggcgaccaaACCGAGAAGACGCAAAGTcccaag agttAACAGATGCTttaaaaggtgggggaaggaacgcAGAGGAGGAGATGAGTCCCCGGGACGGATCGTCCCCGGGCTGA